The following are from one region of the Capsicum annuum cultivar UCD-10X-F1 chromosome 1, UCD10Xv1.1, whole genome shotgun sequence genome:
- the LOC107852374 gene encoding protein LURP-one-related 4 gives MGKIHPENISSPSSTSSCSSPYVTSNRETFTIWMKSLVFHGNGCTVFNSKGELCFRVDNYQERCCNEVFLMDLNGQVLFSIKKEKLRVFGRWNGYLCGGFKGRPWFQVRKNCTFTRGNVICNVNLGNEKSIENCYKIQKLDKKSSFKVTNSTGEIVAELKQKQSSRGFAYGDDVLTLEVEPQVDQSLIMALVTVCGLISRKL, from the exons ATGGGTAAAATTCATCCAGAAAATATATCTTCACCTTCTTCAACATCTTCTTGTTCATCTCCTTATGTTACATCTAATAGAGAAACTTTTACTATATGGATGAAATCACTAGTTTTTCATGGGAATGGATGTACTGTTTTTAATTCCAAAGGTGAACTTTGTTTTAGAGTTGACAATTATCAAGAAAGATGTTGCAATGAAGTTTTTCTCATGGATCTTAATGGACAAGTTCTCTTCTCCATCAAAAAagag AAATTGAGAGTTTTTGGTAGATGGAATGGATATTTATGTGGTGGATTTAAAGGGAGGCCATGGTTTCAAGTGAGAAAGAATTGCACATTTACAAGAGGAAATGTCATATGTAATGTGAATTTGGGCAATGAAAAATCAATTGAAAATTgctacaagattcaaaaattgGACAAGAAATCATCATTTAAAGTTACAAATAGTACTGGAGAAATTGTTGCTGAG TTAAAACAAAAACAATCTTCAAGAGGATTTGCATATGGAGATGATGTGTTAACTCTAGAAGTGGAACCCCAAGTTGATCAGTCACTAATTATGGCATTAGTGACAGTTTGTGGCTTAATTAGTCGAAAATTATGA